CCGAAACCGATGCCGGGATCTCCTTGAGCGGCTGCGCCGTCTGCCCGGCGACCGTCGCGCTGGTAGCGGCGTAAGAGCCACTGCCCTCGGTGGTGGCGTCGGCGGTGCTCGTCACGCTGACGGCCGGCAGCACGTTGTCGCTGGCCGTCGTGCTGGCGGCGCTGGTCGTGCCCGTCGTGCCGGCAGGCGTCGTTTGCGCACGGGCGTGGCCGGCCCAGATTGCGAGCAGCGAGATCGCTACCGGTGTCAGCCGGGAATGCAACGAGCGAGCTTTGGCTCGTCGTGTCTGGCAAAGGTCCATGGTTATTTTCATCGTGGCAGGCAAATTTTCAGCGTGAAGACACACCCCCCGTTCGTCCCATTGAAATGGACTCCTAACGAGATGTGTCAGGATGATGTATTCGTTGCGAAGGTGACTCGCGGCTTTGCACTTCCCCTAGTACCGCGACCGGCGATAAGCCGCTCTCGCGCATCGATGCACGGCGCAGATGTCGTGCGCCATGCATCACGTTATCGCGAATGAGATGTTATTCGATAATGATTCTCATTTGCAAATTATTTTACGTTCGATGGGGTGATTCGTGGCAATCCCGTCACGCTCCAGCGCGCCTCAGGTGGACGAAACCGTCTTGCGCAACGTCAGCGCGATCAGATACGGACCGCCGATTAGTGTCGCCACGAGGCCCGCCGGCATCTCCAGCGGGAACACGAGCTGCCGGCCGAGCCAATCCGCGAAGCCCATCAGCAGGGCACCGAAGATGGCAGCCACGAACATCTGCACGGCCGGCCTGCGTGCGCCGGAAAAGCGGGCGATATGCGGCGCAATCAGGCCGACGAAGGACAACGGCCCCACCAGCAGCGTGGACGTGGCCGTCAACAGCGACGCCAGCAAGAGGATCGCGAGCCGCGCCCGCACCACCGGCACACCGAGGCTGCCCGCCATCGGCGCGCCAAGACCGAGCGTTTCGAGCCAGCGCGCCATCAACGGTCCGAGCACCAATGCCATGAGCGCGATTGCGCCCGCTGCATACGCCGCGACGGGTTCGACGTAATAGGTCGAGCCGACCACAAAATTCATCAGGAGACCTGCGCGTGGATCGTTGCTGGCTAACAGCGCGCCGACGACCGCCTGAAACAGCGCGCTGATCCCCACGCCGATCAGCAGCAGCCGCTCGGGTGCGAACGAGGCCCGGCCGCCCAGCCACAATAGCAGCGCAAGCGTCGTCATAGCGCCGGCGAGGCAACCGGCGAACAGGAAGCCCGGCGTCGGCTCGAGTCCGGCGAACAGCACGACGACGATACCGAGCGCACCGCCCGAGCTCACCCCGAGCAGGTCGGGGCTCGCCATCGGATTGGCCGTGACGCGCTGGATCAGCGTGCCGGCAATCGCCAGCAATACGCCCGCCGCCATCGCCGCGACCGTATGCGGCAGTCGCCAGAACAGCAACGCGTCGATCTGCGCGAGACTGGAGACGCGCCAGCCATCGAGGCCGCGCGACACGGCAAAGGTCAGCAGGGTCACCGCCACGAGGCCGACGATCGCCCACGGCAGACGCGTCGCCAGCTTGCCCGGCGGTGCGTGCGCGATAGCGCTCGCATGCAGGTCCGGCTGGCTGCGCAGGCGCGGCAGCAACAGCAGGAGCAACGGCACGCCGAGCAGCGACGTGACCGTGCCGGTGGGCACCAGATGCGAGGAGAACAGTTCCGTCGTGGACATCGCCTGGACGATTTCGTCCGTCGCCCACAGCAGTGCGGCGCCGAGGCACGGCGCCCAGATCAGGCGCTGTCTGAGGCGCCTCGCACCCGCGAGGCGCGCGAGCGTGGGCGCGGCCAGACCGACGAAGCCGATCACGCCCACCGCCGACACGACGCAGGCCGTCAACACCACCGCGATCAGCAGCGCGGCAAAGCGCGTGCGTTGCAACGAGATGCCGAGACTCTGCACGGTCGAATCGCCCGCCTCGAACACGCCGAGCGGACGGCGTAGCAGGCCGGTGGCGACCACGCAAGCAAGTACGCTCCACAGAAGCTGGCGGCTTTCCTGCCAGCCGCTCTGGTCGAGCGCCCCGCCGCCCCAGATCATCAGGCCGCGCAACAGGTCGAAGTTCGACATGGCGATGGCGAGACTGATGGCGCCGCAATACAGGTTCACGATCATCCCCGACAGGATGACCGCCAGCGACGACATGCGCTGCCGCCACGCGAGCCCGAACACGAGCAGCATCGCCAGCCCGCCGCCGGCCAGCGCCACGACCATGCGGCCGCCGGCGAGCCACGCCGGCGCCCACAGTTCGGCCATGGTCAGCGCGAGATACGCGCCGGGGAAAATACCGAGCGTCATCGGCTCGGCCAGCGGATTGCGCAGCACCTGCTGCGCCAGCGTACCCGCCAGCGCCAGCGCGCCGCCGCACAGCAGCGTCATGGCGATGCGCGGCAGCATGCTGTCGCGTACCAGTACCTGATGCAGGTCCGTGCGGTTCGGTGCGGTCAGCGTAGTCCAGAACGACGCACCGCTCAGTTGCGCATGAATGGAAAGGACTGCCAGGATCAGAGCGACGACACCCAGCACGCCAACAAGGGCGGCGCGAAAGTCGCGCACTGTGTCCGGCGCGGGAGAAGCAGCAAGATTACGCAACGCCGCCTCCGCCATTGTCGATGGTAGCCAGCGCCGCTGCGACCGCTTGTGCGAAACGCTGCATCGAAACCAGTCCTCCGTAAGGCGCAATCACGGGCAGCACGGCCACGCGGCGCTCGCGCACCACCGGCAGCGCCTGCCAGATCGCATTGCGCGCGAGACCGGCGCGCGCGGACGGCGCCACCGGACCCACCAGCAGCACGCTCGCCTGCGGC
Above is a genomic segment from Paraburkholderia phenazinium containing:
- the fhuB gene encoding Fe(3+)-hydroxamate ABC transporter permease FhuB, coding for MRNLAASPAPDTVRDFRAALVGVLGVVALILAVLSIHAQLSGASFWTTLTAPNRTDLHQVLVRDSMLPRIAMTLLCGGALALAGTLAQQVLRNPLAEPMTLGIFPGAYLALTMAELWAPAWLAGGRMVVALAGGGLAMLLVFGLAWRQRMSSLAVILSGMIVNLYCGAISLAIAMSNFDLLRGLMIWGGGALDQSGWQESRQLLWSVLACVVATGLLRRPLGVFEAGDSTVQSLGISLQRTRFAALLIAVVLTACVVSAVGVIGFVGLAAPTLARLAGARRLRQRLIWAPCLGAALLWATDEIVQAMSTTELFSSHLVPTGTVTSLLGVPLLLLLLPRLRSQPDLHASAIAHAPPGKLATRLPWAIVGLVAVTLLTFAVSRGLDGWRVSSLAQIDALLFWRLPHTVAAMAAGVLLAIAGTLIQRVTANPMASPDLLGVSSGGALGIVVVLFAGLEPTPGFLFAGCLAGAMTTLALLLWLGGRASFAPERLLLIGVGISALFQAVVGALLASNDPRAGLLMNFVVGSTYYVEPVAAYAAGAIALMALVLGPLMARWLETLGLGAPMAGSLGVPVVRARLAILLLASLLTATSTLLVGPLSFVGLIAPHIARFSGARRPAVQMFVAAIFGALLMGFADWLGRQLVFPLEMPAGLVATLIGGPYLIALTLRKTVSST